From the Azospirillum formosense genome, one window contains:
- a CDS encoding methyltransferase domain-containing protein has product MDADSIRAAYRRYARFYDPVFGNLLASGRHAAVKWINRRGGLRVLEVGVGTGISLSDYRKDNRVVGIDLSSEMLRVAQDRVDRERLENVEGLLEMDAGKLAFADGSFDLVVAMYVMTVVPDPQGTMNELERVCRPGGDILIVNHFAADKPGIRRSVENWMAPFSKKLGWRPDFTLDTLMSGSRLKVEELQTVPPFGLFSLLHCRREAATAA; this is encoded by the coding sequence ATGGACGCCGACTCCATCCGCGCCGCCTACCGGCGCTACGCGCGTTTCTACGACCCCGTCTTCGGAAACCTGCTGGCGTCCGGCCGGCACGCCGCCGTGAAGTGGATCAACCGGCGGGGCGGCTTGCGCGTTCTGGAGGTGGGCGTGGGCACGGGCATCTCCCTGTCCGACTACCGCAAGGACAACCGCGTGGTCGGCATCGACCTGTCCTCCGAGATGCTGCGCGTCGCCCAGGACCGGGTGGACCGCGAGCGGCTGGAGAATGTGGAGGGGTTGCTGGAGATGGACGCCGGCAAGCTGGCCTTCGCCGACGGCAGTTTCGACCTCGTGGTCGCCATGTATGTGATGACGGTAGTCCCCGACCCGCAGGGCACGATGAACGAGCTGGAGCGAGTCTGCCGTCCCGGCGGCGACATCCTGATCGTCAACCATTTCGCCGCCGACAAGCCGGGCATCCGCCGCTCGGTGGAGAACTGGATGGCGCCCTTCTCCAAGAAGCTGGGCTGGCGTCCCGACTTCACGCTGGACACGCTGATGTCCGGCTCCCGCCTGAAGGTCGAGGAGCTGCAGACCGTTCCGCCCTTCGGCCTGTTCAGCCTTCTGCATTGCCGCCGCGAGGCCGCCACAGCCGCCTGA
- a CDS encoding ParB/RepB/Spo0J family partition protein, which yields MARKLDTSNAGLFKRALSRTGSGGGSNAALFGLSGKMRHREIPLEQVEPNPDQPRRNARAADIAALAASIGERGLLQPINVREVAPDRFQIVAGERRYWAFRALERETIPALVIDTDDVQALALIENAQRVDLHPIDLALTLAKLIGDKGLTQEQAAVLIGKSQEYVARLLGILRLPARIQEEAPDRPAVSVSLLMELAELPDEAIQLALWRRAGDGLTVKDVRNAKQERKAALPAAPSAAPALRALRSNVHKIHSLRASGHALAEDQRQELRALRDAIDALLRE from the coding sequence ATGGCGCGTAAGCTCGACACCTCCAACGCCGGCCTGTTCAAGCGGGCGCTCAGCCGCACCGGCAGCGGCGGGGGCAGCAACGCCGCCCTGTTCGGCCTGTCCGGCAAGATGCGCCACCGCGAGATTCCGCTGGAGCAGGTGGAGCCGAACCCCGACCAGCCGCGGCGCAACGCCCGCGCGGCCGACATCGCCGCGCTGGCCGCCTCGATCGGCGAGCGGGGGCTGCTGCAGCCGATCAACGTCCGGGAGGTCGCCCCCGACCGCTTCCAGATCGTGGCCGGTGAGCGGCGCTACTGGGCCTTCCGCGCCCTGGAGCGGGAGACCATCCCGGCGCTGGTCATCGACACCGACGACGTCCAGGCGCTGGCCCTGATCGAGAACGCCCAGCGCGTCGACCTGCACCCCATCGACCTCGCGTTGACGCTCGCCAAGCTGATCGGCGACAAGGGGCTGACGCAGGAGCAGGCCGCCGTCCTGATCGGCAAGTCGCAGGAGTATGTGGCCCGCCTGCTGGGCATCCTGCGCCTGCCCGCCCGCATCCAAGAGGAGGCTCCGGACCGGCCCGCCGTCTCCGTTTCCCTGCTCATGGAGCTGGCCGAACTGCCCGACGAGGCGATCCAGCTCGCGCTCTGGAGACGGGCCGGCGACGGCCTGACCGTCAAGGACGTGCGCAACGCCAAGCAGGAGCGCAAGGCGGCCCTCCCCGCCGCCCCGTCCGCGGCACCCGCTTTGCGTGCATTGCGAAGCAATGTGCACAAGATCCACAGCTTGCGCGCGTCAGGCCATGCCCTGGCCGAGGACCAGCGGCAGGAGCTGCGCGCCCTGCGCGACGCCATCGATGCGCTTCTGCGCGAGTGA
- a CDS encoding AAA family ATPase produces MAHEMSGEELRRYREQRGMNQQALVGWLNERLNRRYDRAKISRWETGAERIPQIVAGALKTVTEPVGIPAAAAVRAAPVVFCAANQKGGVAKTTTCVNVAWLLAQSGRRVLLIDCDPQANATVHLGVDPHERELAKATLTHALKASRPMMEFMTPVCDGAFDLLPSSISLAATDRELLRQPNGTLILRAKIAQLAGQYDFVVLDCPPHLGELTVSVLNAADQLLIPTQTEMLSMMGIPQLFETIAGVRELVNPRLQILGILPTMYSPRRLQDETVMKELRELAATEQLHLFSPVKRAADYSKSVMAGRPGLAYNPNSAGAESFREIADALLALAGEEIRHGA; encoded by the coding sequence GTGGCCCACGAGATGAGCGGCGAGGAGCTGCGCCGCTACCGCGAACAGCGCGGCATGAACCAGCAGGCTCTGGTCGGCTGGCTGAACGAACGGCTGAACCGGCGCTACGACCGCGCCAAGATCTCCCGCTGGGAAACCGGGGCGGAGCGGATTCCGCAGATCGTCGCGGGCGCCCTGAAGACCGTGACGGAGCCGGTGGGCATCCCCGCGGCGGCGGCGGTGCGGGCCGCCCCGGTGGTGTTCTGCGCCGCCAACCAGAAGGGTGGCGTCGCCAAGACGACCACCTGCGTCAACGTCGCGTGGCTGCTCGCCCAATCGGGGCGGCGCGTGCTGCTGATCGACTGCGACCCGCAGGCCAACGCCACCGTGCATCTGGGCGTCGACCCGCACGAGCGGGAACTGGCCAAGGCGACCCTGACCCACGCGCTGAAGGCCAGCCGGCCGATGATGGAGTTCATGACCCCGGTCTGCGACGGGGCCTTCGACCTGCTGCCCTCCTCCATCTCGCTGGCGGCGACGGATCGGGAGCTTCTGCGCCAGCCCAACGGCACGCTGATCCTGCGCGCCAAGATCGCGCAGCTCGCCGGGCAGTACGACTTCGTGGTGCTGGACTGCCCGCCGCATCTGGGCGAGCTGACCGTCTCGGTGCTGAACGCCGCTGACCAACTGCTGATTCCGACCCAGACGGAGATGCTCTCGATGATGGGCATCCCGCAGCTGTTCGAGACCATCGCCGGCGTGCGCGAGCTGGTGAACCCGCGCCTTCAGATCCTCGGCATCCTGCCGACCATGTACAGCCCGCGCCGCCTCCAGGACGAGACGGTCATGAAGGAGCTGCGCGAGCTTGCCGCGACGGAGCAGCTCCACCTCTTCTCCCCGGTCAAGCGCGCCGCCGACTATTCCAAGAGCGTGATGGCCGGGCGCCCCGGCCTCGCCTACAACCCGAACTCCGCGGGCGCGGAGAGCTTCCGCGAAATCGCCGACGCCCTGCTGGCGCTCGCCGGGGAGGAGATCCGCCATGGCGCGTAA
- a CDS encoding ABC transporter substrate-binding protein yields MARRCALLMAGMLTAASALPAAGATVTLACSGLGISFDLCRDGAQEWARRSGNEVRFVSPPKGASEQLALYQQLLAAGSPDIDVFQIDVVWPGILGNYFIDLKDRAGPDVVRQHLPAMIEAATVKGRLVAMPWFADAGVLYARKDLLGAHGRPVPQTWEELQDTAAMIQRAERAAGRDRMWGYVWQGRAYEGLTVNALEWIASRNGGTIVAPDGAITIDNPRAAEALAMARGWVGSISPPGVLNYMEEEARGVFQSGNAVFMRNWPYAWTLVNAADSAVGGRVAVVPLPKGGPDGRHTSTLGGQLLAVSKFSAHADEAADLALHLTGLAEQKRRAIHGASNPTIPALYEDAEVVAANPFFAELAESIANAVNRPAQATGMRYNQVSAEFYANVHEVLTGRQDAKAMLPDLKEALVRISRGGRW; encoded by the coding sequence ATGGCGCGGCGGTGCGCGTTGCTCATGGCGGGGATGCTGACGGCCGCCTCGGCGCTGCCCGCCGCCGGGGCGACGGTGACGCTGGCCTGCAGCGGGCTCGGAATCAGCTTCGACCTGTGCCGCGACGGCGCGCAGGAGTGGGCGCGGCGCAGCGGGAACGAGGTCCGCTTCGTCTCCCCACCCAAGGGGGCGAGCGAGCAGCTGGCGCTCTACCAGCAGCTTCTCGCCGCCGGATCGCCGGACATCGACGTGTTCCAGATCGACGTGGTCTGGCCGGGCATCCTCGGCAACTATTTCATCGATCTGAAGGACCGCGCCGGGCCGGACGTGGTTCGCCAGCATCTTCCGGCGATGATCGAGGCGGCGACGGTCAAGGGGCGGCTGGTCGCGATGCCCTGGTTCGCCGACGCCGGGGTCCTCTATGCCCGCAAGGATCTGCTGGGGGCCCACGGGCGTCCCGTGCCGCAGACCTGGGAGGAGCTTCAGGACACCGCCGCGATGATCCAGCGGGCGGAGCGCGCCGCCGGGCGCGACCGCATGTGGGGCTACGTCTGGCAGGGCCGCGCCTACGAGGGGCTGACCGTCAACGCGCTGGAATGGATCGCCAGCCGCAACGGCGGCACCATCGTCGCCCCCGACGGCGCCATCACCATCGACAACCCGCGCGCCGCCGAGGCGCTGGCCATGGCCCGCGGCTGGGTCGGCTCGATCAGCCCGCCCGGAGTCCTCAACTATATGGAGGAGGAGGCGCGCGGCGTCTTCCAGTCCGGCAACGCCGTCTTCATGCGCAACTGGCCCTACGCCTGGACGCTGGTCAACGCGGCGGACAGCGCGGTCGGCGGCAGGGTCGCGGTGGTGCCGCTGCCCAAGGGCGGGCCGGACGGGCGCCACACCTCCACGCTGGGCGGGCAGTTGCTGGCGGTCAGCAAATTCTCCGCCCATGCGGACGAGGCCGCCGATCTGGCGCTGCACCTGACCGGCCTGGCCGAGCAGAAGCGCCGGGCCATCCACGGCGCCTCCAACCCGACCATCCCGGCGCTTTACGAGGATGCGGAGGTGGTGGCCGCCAACCCCTTCTTCGCGGAGCTGGCCGAGTCCATCGCCAACGCGGTCAACCGTCCGGCCCAGGCGACGGGCATGCGCTACAATCAGGTGTCGGCGGAGTTCTACGCCAACGTCCACGAGGTGCTGACCGGGCGGCAGGACGCCAAGGCGATGCTGCCGGACCTCAAGGAGGCGCTTGTCCGCATCAGCCGGGGAGGGCGCTGGTGA